One Micromonospora craniellae genomic region harbors:
- a CDS encoding DUF1684 domain-containing protein — translation MRTAFRGTPAYPPTTRWVRPGRFVPFDSPRPTTVGAAVEGLQHVYDAPGTIEFTVDFNRATNLPCAYTDFATCPLPPPENRLPVAVEAGEKIPYERRVAGAAQPKRTIPGRTP, via the coding sequence TTGCGGACCGCCTTCCGGGGCACCCCGGCGTACCCGCCGACGACGCGCTGGGTCCGGCCCGGACGGTTCGTCCCCTTCGACAGCCCCCGCCCGACCACCGTCGGCGCCGCCGTGGAGGGTCTCCAGCACGTGTACGACGCTCCCGGCACGATCGAGTTCACCGTGGACTTCAACCGGGCCACCAACCTGCCCTGCGCGTACACCGACTTCGCGACCTGCCCCCTGCCGCCGCCGGAGAACCGGTTACCGGTCGCCGTCGAGGCCGGCGAGAAGATCCCGTACGAGCGGCGGGTGGCCGGTGCCGCCCAGCCGAAGCGCACCATCCCCGGGAGGACCCCGTGA
- a CDS encoding glycoside hydrolase family 27 protein, with translation MRARPRWLAVLSVLMLTFTAVVVDGLHSPRPAQALNNGVARTPPMGWNTWNTFGCNINETLIRQMADAIVSTGMRDLGYKYVVVDDCWFDPNRDAQGNLQAHPGRFPSGMKALGDYLHARGLLFGLYQVPREKTCAQYFGAWPGSTGSLGHEYQDARQFAAWGVDFLKYDWCSPWGTINDQVAGFALMRDALAATGRPIVYSINPNSIHEKTGPQRNWGDVANMWRTTEDITNSWNTGQTNGFPMGIQNIIDVTVPLASYAAPGAFNDQDMMVVGNGGMNDTEMRSHFALWSIMASPLIAGNDIRSANAATLAILRNQQLIAINQDPLGVQAVQVSNDGTRRVLAKRLANGDVAVALLNQGSSTTTVSTTASAIGKSGSSFTLRDAWTNATSTSTGAISASVPAHGTAVYRVSGGGTTNPPATFRLRSESSGRCLDVDNGGTANGTATLIWDCHGNSNQSFTQSGQTLRVLGKCLDISTTATAGTPVRIWDCNGGTNQQWTFNGNGTISSVRFPNICLDVDNNGTANGTAVLVWSCHTAANQRWSRA, from the coding sequence ATGCGCGCACGACCACGATGGTTGGCCGTCCTGAGCGTCCTGATGTTGACGTTCACGGCCGTCGTCGTCGACGGGCTCCACTCGCCGAGACCCGCCCAGGCACTCAACAACGGGGTGGCCCGTACACCACCGATGGGATGGAACACCTGGAACACCTTCGGGTGCAACATCAACGAGACGCTGATCCGGCAGATGGCCGACGCGATCGTCTCCACCGGGATGCGGGACCTCGGCTACAAGTACGTCGTCGTCGACGACTGCTGGTTCGACCCGAACCGCGACGCCCAAGGCAACCTACAGGCCCACCCCGGGCGGTTCCCCAGCGGCATGAAGGCACTCGGCGACTACCTGCACGCCCGAGGCCTGCTCTTCGGCCTCTACCAGGTGCCCCGGGAGAAGACCTGCGCCCAGTACTTCGGGGCGTGGCCGGGCTCCACCGGCAGCCTGGGACACGAGTACCAGGACGCTCGCCAGTTCGCCGCCTGGGGCGTGGACTTCCTCAAGTACGACTGGTGTTCGCCCTGGGGGACCATCAACGACCAGGTTGCGGGCTTCGCCCTGATGCGTGACGCGCTCGCCGCCACCGGTCGACCGATCGTCTACAGCATCAACCCGAACAGCATCCACGAGAAGACCGGGCCGCAGCGCAACTGGGGCGACGTGGCCAACATGTGGCGGACCACCGAGGACATCACCAACTCGTGGAACACCGGGCAGACCAACGGCTTCCCGATGGGCATCCAGAACATCATCGACGTCACCGTGCCCCTCGCCTCGTACGCCGCACCGGGCGCCTTCAACGACCAGGACATGATGGTGGTCGGCAACGGGGGCATGAACGACACCGAGATGCGCAGCCACTTCGCGCTCTGGTCGATCATGGCCTCGCCGCTGATCGCCGGCAACGACATCCGCAGCGCCAACGCGGCGACGCTGGCCATTCTGCGCAACCAGCAACTGATCGCGATCAACCAGGACCCGCTGGGCGTGCAGGCCGTGCAGGTGTCCAACGACGGCACCCGCCGGGTGCTGGCCAAGCGGCTAGCCAACGGCGACGTCGCAGTGGCCCTGCTCAACCAGGGCTCGTCCACCACGACCGTGTCCACCACCGCATCTGCCATCGGCAAGTCCGGCAGCTCGTTCACCCTCCGCGACGCGTGGACCAACGCCACCTCGACCAGCACCGGCGCGATCTCCGCCAGCGTGCCGGCACACGGCACGGCGGTCTACCGGGTCAGCGGCGGCGGGACGACCAACCCGCCGGCCACCTTCCGACTGCGTAGCGAGTCCTCCGGCCGGTGCCTCGACGTCGACAACGGCGGCACCGCCAACGGCACCGCCACGCTGATCTGGGACTGCCACGGCAACAGCAACCAGAGCTTCACCCAGAGCGGCCAGACGCTGCGTGTCCTCGGCAAGTGCCTGGACATCTCCACGACCGCCACCGCCGGCACCCCGGTGCGGATCTGGGACTGCAACGGCGGTACCAACCAGCAATGGACCTTCAACGGCAACGGCACGATCAGCAGCGTCCGTTTCCCGAACATCTGCCTGGACGTGGACAACAACGGGACCGCGAACGGCACCGCGGTCCTGGTCTGGAGCTGCCACACCGCCGCCAACCAACGGTGGAGCCGGGCCTGA
- a CDS encoding substrate-binding domain-containing protein, which yields MPRSVISFDDDPIASWLRPGLSTAAIPHERMGRRAVELLLDKDHSGPALVPMRRRRSVAAPAARTPMPAPAS from the coding sequence GTGCCACGATCGGTGATCTCCTTCGACGACGACCCGATCGCCTCCTGGCTGCGCCCGGGCCTGTCCACCGCCGCCATCCCGCACGAGCGGATGGGCCGCCGGGCGGTGGAGCTGCTGCTCGACAAGGACCACTCCGGCCCAGCGCTGGTGCCGATGCGCCGTCGCCGTTCGGTCGCGGCTCCCGCCGCCCGGACGCCGATGCCGGCACCGGCGTCCTGA
- a CDS encoding sulfate/molybdate ABC transporter ATP-binding protein, protein MSIEISQVGKHFGDFVALDDVSVGIPAGRLTALLGPSGGGKSTLLRIVAGLERADTGRVEIDGVDATNLPPQKRNVGFVFQHYAAFKHLTVRRNVAFGLEIRKRSKDEITRRVDELLALVHLGQFAERLPSQLSGGQRQRMALARALAVEPTVLLLDEPFGALDAKVRKELRDWLRRLHDEVHVTTVFVTHDQEEALEVADEIVVINEGRVEQIGSPDDLYDRPANEFVMRFLGPVTQLGDELVRPHDLQLTADGADSTGVAGRVTRITRIGFEIRVEVTTSGGQPVTVTLTRNEFHALGIQVDSPVRIRVTPGSPTTTVTAPAQRSEEPTFARSH, encoded by the coding sequence TTGAGCATCGAGATTTCCCAGGTCGGCAAGCATTTCGGAGACTTCGTCGCGCTCGACGACGTGTCGGTCGGCATCCCCGCCGGCCGGCTGACGGCGTTGCTGGGCCCCTCCGGCGGCGGAAAGTCCACGCTGCTGCGGATCGTCGCGGGACTGGAACGCGCCGACACCGGGCGGGTCGAGATCGACGGGGTGGACGCCACCAACCTGCCGCCGCAGAAGCGCAACGTCGGTTTCGTGTTCCAGCACTACGCGGCGTTCAAACACCTGACGGTCCGGCGCAACGTGGCCTTCGGGCTGGAGATCCGCAAGCGTTCCAAGGACGAGATCACCCGCCGCGTCGACGAGCTGCTGGCGCTCGTACACCTGGGACAGTTCGCCGAGCGGCTGCCGTCGCAGCTCTCCGGCGGCCAGCGCCAGCGGATGGCGCTGGCCCGCGCGCTGGCCGTCGAACCGACGGTGTTGCTGCTCGACGAGCCGTTCGGCGCGCTCGACGCCAAGGTCCGCAAGGAACTGCGCGACTGGCTGCGTCGGCTGCACGACGAGGTGCACGTGACCACCGTCTTCGTCACCCACGACCAGGAGGAGGCCCTGGAGGTCGCCGACGAGATCGTGGTGATCAACGAAGGCCGGGTGGAGCAGATCGGCTCGCCCGACGACCTGTACGACCGTCCGGCCAACGAGTTCGTGATGCGCTTCCTCGGCCCGGTCACCCAGCTCGGCGACGAGTTGGTGCGCCCGCACGACCTCCAGCTCACCGCCGACGGCGCGGACAGCACCGGCGTGGCCGGCCGGGTCACCCGGATCACCCGCATCGGTTTCGAGATCCGGGTCGAGGTCACCACCTCCGGTGGCCAGCCGGTGACCGTGACCCTCACCCGCAACGAGTTCCACGCGCTCGGGATCCAGGTCGACTCGCCGGTGCGGATCCGCGTCACGCCGGGCAGCCCCACCACCACGGTCACCGCACCTGCCCAGCGCTCGGAGGAGCCGACCTTCGCGCGGTCGCACTGA
- a CDS encoding sulfate ABC transporter permease — translation MAEHPTVTRTRVGRRPGRYVLRFVVTTYLFFLVAWPLYLVGRNAFADGFVNLNDILTDPDVTHALRLTVLVAVVAVVINTVFGVGISILLVRYDFPGKRTLNALLDMPLSVSPIVVGLALILVYGGRDGWFGPTLEAAGIQIIFAVPGMVMATVFVALPLVIREVVPVLQEVGDEQEQAARSLGANAVQTFRRITLPSIKWGVIYGVVLSLARSLGEFGAVKIVSGNVLGATRTATLVVEEKYLNFDKGGSYATAFLLALVAVACIIVVSVLRPKEDR, via the coding sequence GTGGCTGAGCACCCCACCGTCACGCGGACCCGGGTCGGCCGGCGTCCCGGGCGGTACGTCCTGCGGTTCGTCGTGACGACGTACCTGTTCTTCCTGGTGGCCTGGCCGTTGTACCTGGTCGGACGCAACGCGTTCGCCGACGGCTTCGTCAACCTCAACGACATCCTGACCGACCCCGATGTCACCCACGCGTTGCGACTCACCGTGCTCGTCGCGGTCGTCGCGGTGGTCATCAACACCGTCTTCGGTGTCGGCATCTCGATCCTGCTGGTCCGCTACGACTTCCCCGGCAAACGGACGCTGAACGCCCTGCTCGACATGCCGCTGTCGGTGTCGCCGATCGTGGTCGGCCTCGCGCTGATCCTGGTCTACGGCGGTCGGGACGGCTGGTTCGGTCCGACGCTCGAAGCGGCCGGGATCCAGATCATCTTCGCCGTGCCGGGCATGGTGATGGCCACCGTGTTCGTGGCGCTGCCGCTGGTCATCCGGGAGGTCGTCCCGGTCCTCCAGGAGGTCGGCGACGAGCAGGAGCAGGCCGCCCGCAGTCTCGGCGCGAACGCCGTGCAGACGTTCCGCCGGATCACCCTGCCGTCGATCAAATGGGGCGTGATCTACGGCGTCGTGCTCAGCCTGGCCCGCTCGCTCGGTGAGTTCGGCGCGGTCAAAATCGTCTCCGGCAACGTGCTCGGCGCGACCCGGACGGCCACCCTCGTGGTCGAGGAGAAGTACCTGAACTTCGACAAGGGCGGCTCGTACGCCACCGCCTTCCTCCTCGCCCTCGTCGCTGTGGCCTGCATCATCGTCGTATCCGTCCTCAGGCCGAAGGAAGACCGTTGA
- the mmsA gene encoding multiple monosaccharide ABC transporter ATP-binding protein has translation MDDHILEMRHITKTFPGVAALQDVSLAVRRGEIHAICGENGAGKSTLMKVLSGVYPSGSYDGEILLDGVPVHFRGIRDSEDRGIVIIHQELALVPYLSIAENIFLGNERRGRSGLIDWNRTNAEAAKLLASVGLPENPVTPVVQLGVGKQQLVEIAKAISKKVRLLILDEPTAALNDIDSAHLLDLMRRLRDQGITCIMISHKLNEITAIADSTTVLRDGRTVERLEMASGEVTQERIIRGMVGRDLDSFYPDRVSSPGPEVLRIEDWSVRHPTQDRLVVQSAGLNVRAGEVVGIAGLMGAGRTELAMSVFGRSYGRDISGRLFMHGREVRARSVAEAIHNGIAYATEDRKRYGLNLIDDIRHNVSAAGLRKLARLGWVHDNEETKVAEASRRDMHIKAPSVMSVVGKLSGGNQQKVVLSKWLFTDPDVLILDEPTRGIDVGAKFEIYTIVNQLVAAGKAVIIISSELPELLGMCDRIYTMSAGRITGMVPVGEATQEKLMELMAKDKETVG, from the coding sequence ATGGACGACCACATCCTCGAGATGCGTCACATCACCAAGACGTTCCCCGGGGTGGCGGCTCTCCAGGACGTCTCCCTCGCCGTACGCCGGGGGGAGATCCACGCCATCTGCGGCGAGAACGGCGCCGGCAAGTCGACGCTGATGAAGGTGCTGTCGGGCGTCTACCCGTCCGGCAGCTACGACGGCGAGATCCTCCTCGACGGCGTACCGGTGCACTTCCGGGGCATCCGGGACAGCGAGGACCGGGGCATCGTCATCATCCACCAGGAGCTCGCCCTGGTGCCGTACCTGTCGATCGCCGAGAACATCTTCCTCGGCAACGAGCGCCGTGGACGCAGCGGCCTGATCGACTGGAACCGCACCAACGCCGAGGCGGCGAAGCTGCTCGCCTCGGTCGGGCTGCCGGAGAACCCGGTGACCCCGGTGGTGCAACTCGGCGTCGGCAAGCAGCAACTGGTCGAGATCGCCAAGGCGATCTCGAAGAAGGTCCGGCTGCTCATCCTGGACGAGCCGACCGCCGCCCTCAACGACATCGACTCGGCGCACCTGCTCGACCTGATGCGGCGGCTGCGCGACCAGGGCATCACCTGCATCATGATCTCGCACAAGCTCAACGAGATCACCGCCATCGCCGACTCGACCACCGTGCTGCGCGACGGCCGCACCGTGGAACGGCTGGAGATGGCCTCCGGTGAGGTGACCCAGGAACGGATCATCCGTGGCATGGTCGGCCGCGACCTGGACAGCTTCTACCCTGACCGGGTCTCGTCACCGGGCCCGGAGGTGCTGCGGATCGAGGACTGGTCGGTGCGGCACCCGACGCAGGACCGGCTGGTCGTCCAGAGCGCCGGTCTCAACGTGCGCGCCGGCGAGGTGGTCGGCATCGCCGGGCTGATGGGTGCCGGGCGGACAGAGTTGGCGATGAGCGTCTTCGGCCGGTCGTACGGCCGGGACATCTCCGGCCGGCTGTTCATGCACGGCCGCGAGGTCCGGGCGCGGTCCGTCGCGGAGGCCATCCACAACGGCATCGCGTACGCCACCGAGGACCGCAAGCGGTACGGCCTCAACCTTATCGACGACATCCGCCACAACGTCTCCGCAGCCGGACTGCGCAAGCTCGCCCGCCTCGGCTGGGTGCACGACAACGAAGAGACCAAGGTCGCCGAGGCGAGCCGGCGCGACATGCACATCAAGGCGCCGAGCGTGATGTCGGTGGTGGGCAAGCTCTCCGGTGGCAACCAGCAGAAGGTCGTGCTGTCGAAGTGGCTCTTCACCGACCCGGACGTGCTGATCCTGGACGAGCCGACGCGGGGCATCGACGTCGGCGCGAAGTTCGAGATCTACACGATCGTCAATCAGCTGGTCGCCGCCGGTAAGGCGGTCATCATCATCTCCTCGGAACTGCCCGAGCTGCTCGGCATGTGCGACCGCATCTACACGATGTCGGCGGGTCGGATCACCGGGATGGTGCCGGTCGGCGAGGCCACCCAGGAGAAGCTCATGGAACTCATGGCGAAGGACAAGGAAACCGTCGGATGA
- the mmsB gene encoding multiple monosaccharide ABC transporter permease, translating into MTSTKPSSDSKGPSTESAPAAALHVGSGDPRTLIMNNLRQSGIFVALVVIVALFAFLTDGLSLSPGNITNIVLQYSYILVLAIGMVIVIIGGHIDLSVGSVVALTGAVSAVVVIRQGQPWWMGVVAALVVGLAVGAWHGFWVAYVGIPAFIVTLAGMLLFRGLTLRVLDNISLSPFPAEYNRIAAGFLNGLIGGDGYDAFTLLIGAIAVAGYVVSCFRTRVARIRYQQPVESFALFVARMALVGAVVMYFAWQLAHARGLPIVLIILAALVLAYGMLTRRTVFGRQVYAIGGNLPAAMLSGVKVKTVNFWIFVNMGFLSAVAGIIFSSRSNGAQPAAGNMFELDAIAAAFIGGAAVTGGVGTVVGAMVGGLIMAVMSNGMQLMGVDQSMQSVVKGLVLLVAVAFDVYNKRRAGAGR; encoded by the coding sequence ATGACCAGCACCAAGCCCTCCTCGGACTCGAAGGGCCCGTCGACCGAGAGTGCTCCCGCCGCCGCGCTGCACGTCGGCAGCGGCGACCCCCGTACGCTCATCATGAACAACCTGCGGCAGAGCGGCATCTTCGTCGCACTCGTCGTCATCGTCGCGCTCTTCGCGTTCCTCACCGACGGACTCTCGCTGAGCCCGGGCAACATCACCAACATCGTCCTGCAGTACTCGTACATCCTGGTGCTCGCGATCGGCATGGTCATCGTGATCATCGGCGGACACATCGACCTGTCGGTCGGCTCGGTGGTCGCGTTGACCGGCGCGGTATCCGCCGTGGTGGTCATCCGGCAGGGCCAACCCTGGTGGATGGGCGTGGTGGCCGCGCTGGTGGTCGGGCTTGCGGTCGGCGCGTGGCACGGCTTCTGGGTCGCGTACGTCGGCATCCCCGCCTTCATCGTGACCCTGGCCGGAATGCTGCTGTTCCGTGGTCTCACCCTGCGGGTGCTGGACAACATCTCGCTGTCGCCGTTCCCGGCCGAGTACAACAGGATCGCCGCGGGCTTCCTCAACGGACTCATCGGTGGTGACGGGTACGACGCGTTCACGCTGCTCATCGGTGCCATCGCGGTGGCCGGCTACGTGGTGAGCTGCTTCCGGACCCGGGTGGCGCGCATCCGCTACCAGCAGCCGGTGGAGTCGTTCGCGCTGTTCGTGGCGCGGATGGCGCTGGTCGGCGCGGTGGTCATGTACTTCGCCTGGCAGTTGGCGCACGCCCGGGGCCTGCCCATCGTGCTGATCATCCTCGCCGCGTTGGTGCTGGCCTACGGCATGCTCACCCGGCGGACGGTCTTCGGCCGCCAGGTGTACGCCATCGGCGGCAACCTCCCCGCGGCGATGTTGTCGGGCGTCAAGGTGAAGACCGTCAACTTCTGGATCTTCGTCAACATGGGCTTCCTGTCGGCCGTGGCCGGCATCATCTTCTCCTCACGCTCGAACGGCGCGCAGCCCGCCGCCGGCAACATGTTCGAGCTCGACGCGATCGCGGCGGCCTTCATCGGCGGCGCGGCCGTCACCGGTGGCGTCGGCACGGTCGTCGGCGCGATGGTCGGTGGCCTGATCATGGCGGTGATGAGCAACGGCATGCAGTTGATGGGCGTGGACCAGTCGATGCAGTCGGTGGTGAAGGGGCTGGTGCTGCTGGTCGCCGTCGCCTTCGACGTCTACAACAAGCGGCGTGCGGGCGCGGGCCGCTAG
- the chvE gene encoding multiple monosaccharide ABC transporter substrate-binding protein translates to MSRRILAALGSAALALSMAACSGDGAGSGSTSDEKPSDLTIGVSMPTQTSERWIADGNSVKEKLEAKGYKVDLQYAGDDIPTQSQQVDQMITRGADVLIIAAIDGTALSGQLQAAADAKIPVISYDRLIRDSPNVDFYVSFDNYKVGVAQASALLVGLGLQTKDGAKGEATGPFNIELFAGSLDDNNAHFFFDGAMDTLKPFIDAGTLTVKSGQTKIEQVAILRWQQEAAQKRMEDLLTSSYNDNSKVDGVLSPYDGISRGIITALQNAGYRGVDEIPVVTGQDAEIASVKLINDGIQSSTIFKDTRLLADQAVLAGEAFLQDKTPEANDSETYNNGVKVVPSYLLPVETVFKDDIQKVLIDSGYYTAEEVAAGQAKS, encoded by the coding sequence GTGAGCAGAAGAATTCTGGCCGCTCTCGGTAGCGCCGCCCTGGCGCTGAGTATGGCGGCGTGCAGTGGCGACGGTGCCGGCAGCGGCAGCACCAGCGACGAGAAGCCGTCCGACCTCACCATCGGCGTCTCGATGCCGACCCAGACCTCCGAGCGGTGGATCGCCGACGGCAACTCCGTCAAGGAGAAGCTGGAAGCCAAGGGCTACAAGGTCGACCTCCAGTACGCCGGTGACGACATCCCGACCCAGTCGCAGCAGGTCGACCAGATGATCACCCGTGGCGCCGACGTACTGATCATCGCCGCGATCGACGGCACCGCCCTGAGTGGACAGTTGCAGGCGGCGGCCGACGCGAAGATCCCGGTCATCTCCTACGACCGCCTCATCCGGGACAGCCCGAACGTCGACTTCTACGTCAGTTTCGACAACTACAAGGTCGGCGTGGCCCAGGCCAGCGCGCTTCTGGTCGGCCTCGGTCTGCAGACCAAGGACGGCGCGAAGGGCGAGGCGACCGGCCCGTTCAACATCGAGCTGTTCGCCGGGTCGCTTGACGACAACAACGCCCACTTCTTCTTCGACGGGGCGATGGACACCCTCAAGCCGTTCATCGACGCCGGCACGCTCACGGTGAAGTCCGGGCAGACCAAGATCGAGCAGGTGGCGATCCTGCGCTGGCAGCAGGAGGCCGCGCAGAAGCGGATGGAGGACCTGCTGACCTCCAGCTACAACGACAACAGCAAGGTGGACGGCGTGCTGTCGCCGTACGACGGCATCTCGCGCGGCATCATCACCGCCCTGCAGAACGCCGGCTACCGGGGCGTCGACGAGATCCCGGTGGTCACCGGGCAGGACGCCGAGATCGCCTCGGTCAAGCTGATCAACGACGGCATCCAGAGCTCCACCATCTTCAAGGACACCCGCCTGCTGGCCGACCAGGCCGTGCTCGCCGGTGAGGCGTTCCTCCAGGACAAGACGCCCGAGGCCAACGACAGCGAGACCTACAACAACGGGGTCAAGGTCGTCCCGTCGTACCTGCTGCCGGTCGAGACCGTCTTCAAAGACGACATCCAGAAGGTGCTGATCGACTCCGGCTACTACACCGCCGAGGAGGTCGCCGCCGGTCAGGCCAAGAGCTGA
- the araB gene encoding ribulokinase, producing the protein MSGVDEAGDQYVVGVDYGTLSGRALVVRVRDGAELGTAVHEYRRAVISTALPDGGTSLPPDWALQDPEDYRDVLRHAVPAAVAAAGVDPADVVGIGIDFTACTVLPTLADGTPLCEVPELRQRPHAWVKLWKHHAAQPHADRINALAHERSEPWIGRYGGKISAEWQFAKGLQILEEDPEVYRRAERFIEAADWIVWQLCGVETRNACTAGYKGILQDGSYPSADYLTALNPDFGDFVAKLDGPLMSLGAKAGELTAAAAAWTGLPEGVAVAVGNVDAHVTAASAQAIEPGRLVAIMGTSTCHVVNGAAPAEVAGMCGVVDGGISDGAWGYEAGQSGVGDIFGWFVTHAAPAGLDSHERLTELAAAQPVGTHGLVALDWWNGNRSLLVNHDLSGMIVGMTLATRPEDIYRALLESTAYGTRMIVEAFVDAGVPVDDLVIAGGLTSNKLLMQIYADVTNRPLGIIGSAQGPALGSAIHAAVAAGAYPSIREAAQTMGRVHEAVYQPDPERVRAYDALYAEYRTLHDHFGRGANDVMLRLRAIRNAAAESTGTQHETVEVPA; encoded by the coding sequence ATGAGCGGAGTGGACGAAGCAGGCGACCAGTACGTCGTCGGCGTCGACTACGGCACCCTCTCGGGACGGGCCCTGGTGGTCCGGGTCCGCGACGGTGCCGAGTTGGGGACTGCGGTGCACGAGTACCGCAGAGCGGTCATCAGCACCGCCCTACCGGACGGCGGCACCTCGCTGCCGCCCGACTGGGCGTTGCAGGACCCCGAGGACTACCGGGACGTGCTTCGCCACGCCGTGCCGGCGGCGGTGGCCGCCGCCGGGGTCGATCCGGCCGACGTCGTCGGCATCGGCATCGACTTCACCGCGTGCACGGTCCTGCCGACGCTCGCCGACGGCACCCCGCTGTGCGAGGTGCCGGAGCTGCGTCAACGCCCGCACGCCTGGGTCAAGCTGTGGAAGCACCACGCCGCACAGCCACACGCCGACCGGATCAACGCGTTGGCCCACGAGCGGAGCGAGCCGTGGATCGGCCGCTACGGCGGCAAGATCTCCGCGGAGTGGCAGTTCGCCAAGGGTCTGCAGATCCTGGAGGAGGACCCGGAGGTCTACCGCCGGGCCGAGCGTTTCATCGAGGCGGCCGACTGGATCGTGTGGCAACTGTGCGGCGTCGAGACCCGCAACGCCTGCACCGCCGGCTACAAGGGCATCCTCCAGGACGGCAGCTACCCGTCGGCGGACTACCTGACCGCGCTCAACCCCGACTTCGGCGACTTCGTGGCCAAACTGGACGGTCCGTTGATGTCGCTGGGCGCGAAGGCGGGCGAGCTCACCGCCGCCGCAGCAGCCTGGACCGGTCTGCCGGAGGGCGTCGCGGTCGCCGTCGGCAACGTCGACGCACACGTGACCGCGGCCTCCGCACAGGCGATCGAGCCGGGCCGGTTGGTGGCCATCATGGGCACCTCGACCTGCCATGTGGTCAACGGCGCCGCCCCGGCCGAGGTGGCCGGCATGTGCGGCGTCGTCGACGGCGGCATCAGCGACGGCGCGTGGGGCTACGAGGCAGGGCAGAGCGGGGTCGGCGACATCTTCGGATGGTTCGTCACGCACGCCGCACCCGCCGGGCTCGACTCGCACGAGCGCCTCACCGAGCTGGCCGCCGCCCAGCCGGTCGGCACCCACGGCCTGGTCGCGCTGGACTGGTGGAACGGCAACCGGTCGCTGCTGGTCAACCACGACCTGAGCGGGATGATCGTCGGCATGACCCTGGCCACCCGGCCGGAGGACATCTACCGTGCCCTGCTCGAATCGACGGCGTACGGCACCAGGATGATCGTCGAGGCGTTCGTCGACGCGGGCGTACCCGTCGACGACCTGGTGATCGCCGGTGGCCTCACCTCGAACAAGCTGCTCATGCAGATCTACGCCGACGTCACCAACCGGCCGCTGGGCATCATCGGCTCCGCCCAGGGCCCGGCGCTCGGCTCGGCGATCCACGCCGCCGTCGCCGCCGGCGCGTACCCCTCGATCCGGGAGGCCGCGCAGACCATGGGTCGCGTGCACGAGGCCGTCTACCAGCCGGACCCGGAGCGGGTACGCGCCTATGACGCCCTCTACGCCGAGTACCGCACGTTGCACGACCACTTCGGTCGTGGCGCCAACGACGTGATGCTGCGCCTGCGGGCGATCCGCAACGCGGCGGCCGAGTCGACCGGGACGCAGCACGAGACCGTGGAGGTGCCGGCATGA
- a CDS encoding flavin reductase family protein, translated as MTPPTDDQPPVEADADEIRTLLRHQASTVTVVTAPGTPAAGFTATSFTSVSLSPPVVSFCLNLGSSSWPTVAAARHVGVHLLALHQQDLARTFATSGIDRFAAPTRWQVGPEGVPILDDTLAWLLCRVIDRVPVGSHAIVLAEPELVRSPATGSPLLYHRGGYTGLVAGADGWAGPVAA; from the coding sequence GTGACACCGCCCACCGACGATCAGCCGCCCGTCGAGGCCGACGCCGACGAGATCCGTACCCTGCTGCGGCACCAGGCCAGCACGGTCACCGTGGTCACCGCGCCGGGTACTCCGGCGGCCGGCTTCACCGCCACGTCCTTCACGTCGGTGTCGTTGTCGCCGCCGGTCGTGTCGTTCTGCCTCAACCTCGGCTCCTCCAGTTGGCCTACCGTGGCCGCCGCCCGGCACGTCGGTGTCCACCTGCTCGCCCTTCATCAGCAGGACCTCGCCCGGACCTTCGCCACCAGCGGCATCGACCGGTTCGCCGCGCCGACCAGGTGGCAGGTCGGCCCCGAGGGCGTGCCGATCCTCGACGACACGCTCGCCTGGCTGCTGTGCCGGGTGATCGATCGGGTGCCGGTCGGCAGCCACGCCATCGTGCTGGCCGAGCCGGAACTGGTCCGCAGCCCGGCCACCGGCTCGCCGTTGCTCTACCACCGGGGCGGGTACACCGGCCTGGTGGCCGGCGCCGACGGCTGGGCCGGGCCGGTCGCCGCCTGA